In Trifolium pratense cultivar HEN17-A07 linkage group LG7, ARS_RC_1.1, whole genome shotgun sequence, a genomic segment contains:
- the LOC123895048 gene encoding tubby-like F-box protein 7, producing the protein MSLMKVFRSRKFSKSFKEVQSLDAIADDRRGISGRESADGTDWSTMLPDLLAEIIKRVDVAEEQWPHRQNVVACACVCKRWRDITREIVRSPSRNGKITFPSCLKQPGPRDLPHQCLIKRNKKTNTFYLYLALSSSFTDKGKFLLAARRYRCGTHTEYVISLDVDDLSQGSNAYVGKLSSDFLGTNFTIYDSQPPHNGAKPSSCKASRRFASKQISPQVPAGNFEAGNVSYKFNLLKSRGPRRMICSLMSTVSSSMDESSDNKYFDGLKMHRKEQAASAYTILKNKAPRWHEHLQCWCLNFHGRVTVASVKNFQLVATVDQSQPGGKGDEETVLLQFGKVGDDTFTMDYRQPLSAYQAFAICLTSFGTKLACE; encoded by the exons ATGTCGTTGATGAAGGTATTTCGATCTCGAAAATTCTCCAAATCCTTTAAGGAAGTTCAATCTCTCGATGCTATCGCCGATGACCGGAGAGGAATCTCCGGTCGTGAATCGGCGGACGGAACTGATTGGTCCACCATGTTACCGGATCTCCTTGCGGAGATAATCAAACGAGTTGACGTCGCCGAAGAACAGTGGCCGCACCGCCAAAACGTCGTCGCTTGTGCTTGCGTTTGTAAACGGTGGAGAGATATCACACGTGAGATTGTTCGTTCACCTTCCCGTAACGGAAAAATCACTTTTCCTTCTTGTCTTAAACAG CCAGGACCACGCGACCTACCGCATCAATGTCTTATTAAGCGGAATAAGAAGACTAATACATTTTACCTTTATCTCGCCCTCTCATCAT CATTCACAGACAAAGGGAAATTTCTATTAGCAGCTAGAAGATATAGGTGTGGTACCCATACTGAGTATGTTATATCACTTGATGTTGATGACTTATCACAAGGAAGCAATGCCTATGTTGGAAAGTTAAG CTCGGATTTTCTTGGCACCAACTTCACAATTTATGACAGCCAGCCACCTCATAATGGTGCCAAACCATCAAGTTGCAAAGCTAGCCGGCGGTTTGCAAGCAAACAGATAAGCCCTCAAGTTCCTGCTGGTAACTTTGAGGCAGGGAATGTCTCCTACAAGTTCAACCTTTTGAAATCAAGAGGTCCAAGGAGAATGATTTGCTCTCTGATGTCTACTGTCTCATCATCAATGGATGAAAGTTCAGACAACAAGTATTTTGATGGCCTTAAGATGCACCGTAAAGAACAAGCCGCTTCTGCATACACAATCTTGAAAAACAAAGCTCCAAGGTGGCACGAGCATTTGCAGTGCTGGTGCTTGAACTTCCATGGTCGCGTGACTGTGGCTTCTGTAAAGAACTTTCAGCTGGTTGCCACTGTCGACCAAAGCCAACCAGGAGGGAAAGGCGATGAAGAAACAGTTCTCCTCCAGTTTGGTAAAGTAGGGGATGATACTTTCACCATGGACTATAGACAACCCTTATCCGCCTACCAGGCGTTTGCCATTTGCTTAACTAGCTTTGGCACTAAACTAGCTTGTGAGTAA